One window from the genome of Enterobacter asburiae encodes:
- the grxC gene encoding glutaredoxin 3, which produces MANIEIYTKATCPFCHRAKALLNSKGVTFQELPIDGDAIKREEMIKRSGRTTVPQIFIDAQHIGGCDDLYALDARGGLDPLLS; this is translated from the coding sequence ATGGCCAATATTGAGATCTATACCAAAGCGACGTGCCCGTTCTGTCATCGTGCGAAAGCGCTGCTGAACAGCAAAGGCGTCACGTTTCAGGAACTGCCGATTGACGGTGACGCGATTAAACGCGAAGAGATGATCAAACGTAGTGGTCGTACGACGGTTCCGCAGATTTTTATTGATGCGCAGCACATTGGCGGCTGTGATGACTTGTATGCGCTCGACGCCCGTGGTGGACTCGATCCGCTGCTGAGCTAA
- a CDS encoding rhodanese-like domain-containing protein yields MQEIMQFVSRHPVLSIAWIGLLAAVLFTTFKSLTSKIKVITRGEATRLINKEDAVVVDLRQRDDFRKGHIAGAINLLPAEIKANNVGELEKHKAQPIIVVDATGMQAQESASALHKAGFENVTVLKEGISGWSGENLPLVRGK; encoded by the coding sequence ATGCAAGAAATTATGCAATTCGTTAGCCGCCATCCGGTTCTGAGCATCGCGTGGATTGGCCTGCTGGCTGCTGTGCTGTTCACCACATTTAAGAGCCTGACGTCTAAAATTAAGGTTATCACCCGTGGTGAAGCGACGCGTCTGATTAACAAAGAAGATGCCGTCGTAGTCGATCTGCGTCAGCGTGACGATTTCCGTAAAGGTCACATTGCGGGCGCAATCAACCTGTTGCCAGCTGAAATCAAAGCGAACAACGTCGGTGAGCTTGAGAAACACAAAGCCCAGCCGATTATCGTTGTCGATGCGACCGGCATGCAGGCACAGGAATCTGCCAGCGCGCTTCATAAAGCAGGCTTCGAAAACGTAACGGTGCTGAAAGAAGGTATTTCCGGCTGGAGCGGGGAAAATCTTCCTTTGGTACGCGGTAAATAA
- the gpmM gene encoding 2,3-bisphosphoglycerate-independent phosphoglycerate mutase, with the protein MSVSKKPMVLVILDGYGYREDSQDNAIFNAKTPVMDALWAKRPHTLIDASGLEVGLPDRQMGNSEVGHVNLGAGRIVYQDLTRLDVEIKERTFFSNPTLSGAVDKAVAAGKAVHIMGLLSAGGVHSHEDHIMAMVELAAERGAEKIYLHAFLDGRDTPPRSAKGSLQAFEEKFAALGKGRVASIIGRYYAMDRDNRWDRVEQAYDLMTLAKGEFQFATAVEALEAAYARDENDEFVKASVIRADGQADAAMEDGDALIFMNFRADRAREITRAFVNSDFDGFARKKVVKLDFIQLTEYAADIKAPCAYPPASLANTFGEWMAKNDKTQLRISETEKYAHVTFFFNGGVEEPFKGEDRILINSPKVATYDLQPEMSSAELTEKLVAAINSGKYDTIICNYPNGDMVGHTGVMEAAVKAVEALDNCVEKVAKAVESVGGQLLITADHGNAEQMRDPATGQAHTAHTNLPVPLIYVGDKSLKAVEGGKLSDIAPTMLSLMGMPIPEEMTGKPLFIVE; encoded by the coding sequence ATGTCGGTTTCTAAAAAACCTATGGTACTGGTGATTCTGGATGGCTATGGCTACCGTGAAGACAGCCAGGATAACGCTATTTTCAACGCCAAAACCCCGGTCATGGATGCGCTGTGGGCAAAACGTCCGCATACGCTGATTGACGCGTCTGGCCTGGAAGTGGGCCTGCCGGACCGCCAGATGGGCAACTCCGAAGTCGGTCACGTAAACCTGGGCGCCGGGCGTATTGTGTATCAGGATCTGACGCGCCTGGACGTTGAAATCAAAGAACGCACCTTCTTCTCCAACCCAACGCTGTCTGGCGCGGTCGATAAAGCCGTTGCCGCTGGCAAGGCCGTACACATCATGGGCCTGCTCTCTGCAGGCGGCGTTCACAGCCACGAAGATCACATCATGGCGATGGTTGAACTGGCCGCCGAGCGCGGTGCGGAAAAAATCTATCTGCACGCCTTCCTGGACGGTCGCGATACGCCACCACGCAGCGCAAAAGGCTCTCTGCAAGCCTTCGAAGAGAAATTTGCCGCGCTGGGTAAAGGCCGCGTAGCGTCCATCATCGGCCGTTACTACGCCATGGACCGCGACAACCGCTGGGATCGCGTTGAACAGGCCTATGACCTGATGACCCTGGCAAAAGGTGAGTTCCAGTTCGCGACCGCCGTTGAAGCCCTGGAAGCGGCTTATGCTCGTGATGAAAACGACGAATTCGTGAAAGCGTCCGTGATCCGTGCTGACGGCCAGGCTGATGCCGCCATGGAAGATGGCGACGCGTTGATCTTCATGAACTTCCGCGCTGACCGCGCGCGCGAAATCACCCGTGCGTTCGTCAACAGCGACTTCGACGGTTTCGCCCGCAAGAAAGTGGTAAAACTGGACTTCATCCAGCTGACTGAATACGCCGCAGACATCAAAGCGCCTTGCGCGTATCCACCAGCATCGCTGGCAAACACCTTCGGCGAGTGGATGGCGAAGAACGACAAAACGCAGCTGCGTATTTCCGAAACTGAAAAATATGCACACGTGACCTTCTTCTTTAACGGCGGCGTTGAAGAGCCGTTCAAAGGCGAAGACCGCATTCTGATCAACTCCCCGAAAGTGGCCACCTACGATCTGCAGCCAGAAATGAGCTCTGCAGAATTGACTGAAAAACTGGTTGCGGCCATCAACAGCGGTAAGTACGACACCATCATCTGTAACTACCCGAACGGCGACATGGTGGGGCATACCGGGGTGATGGAAGCGGCAGTGAAAGCGGTTGAAGCGCTGGACAACTGCGTTGAGAAGGTAGCGAAAGCGGTTGAATCCGTTGGCGGCCAGCTGCTGATCACCGCTGACCACGGTAACGCTGAACAGATGCGCGACCCGGCGACCGGCCAGGCGCACACGGCTCATACCAACCTGCCTGTTCCGCTAATTTATGTGGGTGATAAATCACTGAAAGCAGTGGAAGGCGGCAAGCTTTCTGACATCGCGCCAACCATGTTGTCGCTGATGGGTATGCCGATCCCTGAAGAGATGACTGGTAAGCCGCTGTTCATCGTGGAATAA
- the envC gene encoding murein hydrolase activator EnvC produces the protein MTWVVKPLRLSVRPLFYASALSAGVLLCAASAHADDRDQLKSIQADIAAKERAVRQQQQQRSALLAQLKQQEEAISAATRKLRETQNTLAQLNKQIDEMNASIAKLERQRDAQERNLAAQLDAAFRQGEHTGLQLILSGEESQRGQRLQAYFGYLNQARQETIAQLKQTREEVSTQKAELEEKQSQQQTLLYDQQAQQAKLEQARNERKKTLSGLESSIQEGQSQLSEMRANESKLRNSIARAEAAAKARAEKEAREAQAVRDKQQEASRKGTTYKPSESERSLMSRTGGLGSPRGQAFWPVRGSILHRYGEQLQGELRWKGIVIGASEGSEVKAIADGRVILADWLQGYGLVVVVEHGKGDMSLYGYNQSALVSVGTQVRAGQPIALVGSSGGQGRPSLYFEIRRQGQAVNPQPWLGR, from the coding sequence ATCACATGGGTCGTGAAGCCGCTTAGGTTATCAGTCAGACCTCTGTTTTACGCCAGCGCACTCAGCGCTGGCGTATTGCTGTGCGCCGCATCCGCCCACGCGGATGACCGCGACCAGCTGAAATCCATTCAGGCCGATATCGCCGCCAAAGAGCGTGCGGTACGCCAGCAGCAGCAGCAGCGCTCCGCCCTGCTCGCCCAGCTTAAGCAGCAGGAAGAGGCGATCTCCGCCGCCACGCGTAAACTCCGAGAAACGCAAAACACCCTCGCCCAGTTGAATAAACAGATCGACGAGATGAACGCGTCGATTGCCAAACTGGAGCGCCAGCGTGATGCGCAGGAGCGCAATCTTGCCGCACAGCTTGATGCCGCATTCCGCCAGGGCGAACATACCGGACTCCAGCTGATCCTCAGCGGCGAGGAGAGCCAGCGCGGCCAGCGCCTGCAGGCCTACTTTGGCTATCTCAACCAGGCGCGTCAGGAGACTATCGCGCAGCTGAAGCAGACGCGCGAAGAGGTCTCCACGCAAAAAGCCGAGCTGGAAGAGAAGCAGAGCCAGCAGCAGACGCTACTCTACGATCAGCAGGCCCAGCAGGCGAAGCTTGAGCAGGCTCGCAACGAGCGTAAGAAAACCCTTTCCGGCCTTGAATCCTCCATTCAGGAAGGTCAGAGCCAGCTGAGCGAAATGCGCGCCAACGAATCAAAACTGCGTAACAGCATCGCCCGTGCGGAAGCGGCGGCGAAAGCGCGCGCCGAAAAAGAGGCGCGCGAGGCGCAGGCCGTTCGCGACAAGCAGCAGGAAGCCTCCCGCAAAGGGACCACCTACAAGCCAAGCGAGAGCGAACGTTCTCTGATGTCGCGTACCGGCGGTTTGGGCTCTCCTCGCGGTCAGGCTTTCTGGCCCGTTCGCGGTTCAATTCTGCATCGCTATGGCGAACAGCTGCAGGGTGAGCTACGTTGGAAAGGGATCGTTATCGGTGCGTCTGAAGGTAGCGAAGTGAAAGCCATCGCCGATGGCCGCGTGATTCTGGCCGACTGGCTGCAGGGTTACGGACTGGTGGTGGTGGTCGAACACGGTAAAGGTGACATGAGCCTTTACGGCTACAACCAGAGCGCGCTGGTCAGCGTCGGCACGCAGGTGCGCGCCGGCCAACCCATCGCCCTTGTGGGCAGCAGTGGCGGTCAGGGCCGCCCGTCACTCTATTTCGAAATTCGTCGCCAGGGTCAGGCGGTCAATCCACAGCCGTGGTTGGGAAGATAA
- a CDS encoding divergent polysaccharide deacetylase family protein → MLQFRRMVFSVVSALALAAPVYAGKLAIVIDDFGYRPHYENQVLAMPSAISVAVLPNAPHAREMATKAHNSGHQVLIHLPMAPLSKQPLEKDTLRPDMSSEEIERIIRDAYNKVPYAVGLNNHMGSAMTSSLYGMLKVMQALERYNLYFLDSMTIGNSQAMRAAQGTGVKVIKRKVFLDDTQNDADIRMQFNRAVQLARRNGSAIAIGHPHPSTVRVLQQMLPTLPADITLVRPSDLLNEPQVDTSTPNSAQPAPTAPRNPFRGVKHCVPKQPLEPVYATRFFSVIGDSISNSTLVKYVQQQWQGWGKKA, encoded by the coding sequence TTGCTTCAATTTCGTCGAATGGTTTTCTCCGTCGTCAGCGCGCTGGCGCTGGCTGCACCGGTATATGCAGGTAAACTCGCTATCGTGATTGATGACTTCGGTTATCGTCCACACTATGAAAATCAGGTGCTGGCGATGCCGTCGGCCATCTCTGTCGCCGTCCTTCCGAATGCCCCCCACGCGCGCGAGATGGCGACCAAAGCCCATAACAGCGGTCATCAGGTGCTGATCCACCTGCCCATGGCCCCGCTCAGCAAGCAGCCGCTGGAAAAAGATACCCTGCGCCCGGATATGAGCAGCGAGGAGATCGAGCGCATTATCCGCGACGCCTACAACAAAGTGCCGTATGCCGTAGGTCTGAACAACCATATGGGCAGCGCGATGACATCAAGCCTGTACGGGATGCTCAAAGTGATGCAGGCGCTGGAACGCTACAACCTCTACTTCCTCGACAGCATGACTATCGGCAACAGCCAGGCAATGCGTGCCGCTCAGGGAACGGGCGTAAAGGTGATTAAGCGCAAGGTGTTCCTGGACGATACCCAGAACGACGCCGATATCCGCATGCAGTTTAATCGCGCGGTTCAGCTGGCCCGCCGCAACGGCTCAGCCATTGCCATCGGTCACCCGCACCCGTCTACCGTTCGCGTCCTGCAGCAAATGCTGCCGACCTTGCCTGCCGATATCACGCTGGTGCGCCCGAGCGATCTGCTGAACGAGCCGCAGGTGGATACCTCCACACCGAATTCTGCGCAGCCCGCCCCGACGGCGCCGCGTAATCCGTTCCGCGGCGTGAAGCACTGCGTACCGAAGCAACCGCTTGAACCAGTCTATGCGACCCGCTTCTTCTCCGTCATCGGAGACAGCATCAGCAACAGCACGCTGGTGAAATACGTCCAGCAGCAGTGGCAGGGATGGGGTAAGAAAGCCTGA